The following DNA comes from Candidatus Nitrosotalea okcheonensis.
AGGACAAATGGTTTAGCTACTATTGGTGGTATGATATTCAAAAGGCTCCACCTTTTGCTGGAACAGTAGACATTCATCGAAAGCCAGGCTATGACCCGCTGGAATTATTTTTTGACAGGGAAAAAAATAGCATCCCATTTGATACAAACTTGATAAAAGGCTCGCATGGAACGCCTGCCAACCTGGAAACAGGAGATGGTCTTGCATGCTATGTCTCAAATCACAAGTCGGGATTGACAAAAAATTCAAGCATTGTAAAATGTGTCGATATTGCAAGTCACATTTTAAATAATTGGCAGATACCATAAAGATAAAAAACAAAGTCACATATGAAATAATAATTGGGATTCAAGTATTCTATAACTTTGCATTCTTTTAGAAAAATAGAACCGATAGAGCAGACACTGTCAAGATTAAAAAAACATGGATATGATGCTGTGGAGATGTTTGGAGAGCCAGACCAAGCAGACTATAAAAATATCAAAGAGGCTGCTGCCTCACATGGGTTGACTATCTGTGGCATAACAGGCATGTGGGGAAGGGCAAGCAAAGAAGGATGGAAGAGAAAACTTTTGAGTCTAGATCAAGACATGATCAAACATTCGGAGAACTATGTAAGAAAGTGCATCAACATGTGTCAAGATCTTGGGGGCAATGAAATTAACATCTGCCTCTTTGCAGACAGTAGTCTTGATTTTGATGCAAACCATGGTCTAGTATCTGAAGATCAAAAAAAATCTGCAATGGAAAAGGCAGTTCCCCTGCTCATATCCTTGTCGCGGTTTGCTGCAGACCATAATGTGAGCTTGCTCATTGAACCGCTTAACAGGTACAGTACCCCATATTGCAATACAGCCAAAGATGCTGCATATATTGCAGCAAAGATAAATCAAGACAATGTTGGCATACTGCTCGATACGTTTCACATGAATATAGAAGAAAGCTCTTTTGAGAAAACAATACTTGATTCAAAAAGTTTACTCAGGCATACACATTTTTCAGACAATAACAGAGCAATGCCAGGATATGCACATCTTGATTTTGCTACAATTGTAAAGGCTTTGCGAAAAATCAAATATCATGGATACATATCTTTCGAACCAAATTTGACTGCAGACTATGAATCATCTACACTTTCCGGACTGCAATTCATCAAGAAGTTAGAGAAATCCTAAGACTGGTGAGAAAAAAAATTTATCAAGTTTTGGTTCCAATTACACCTAGCTGTAGTTTAGAACAGATATGCTTCCTGTCAGATTGACATAGTAGATCTCCCCATTCCACACCTGCATGTCTGTTGGTGCCAGGGTAAGTCCAGACATGATTGTCTGAACCTGTCCCTTTGGAACTCCTGTCACTGGATCTGCCTGTGGAGGATTTTTGTCAGTTGAGAGAAGTGCAGCTATATACCCTGCACCATAATCTCCAAAGAAGTAGGCACCCTGCAGATTTGACGGGTATGCACTTCCATGGTAGAATACGCCTCCCGTGATTGCTTCAAGGTCTTTGGCAAAACCAGTTGTTGGTTCTAGTCCTTGGTGCGGATACCAGTATAGCGGCTCTTTATAGTTTGTTACATTTTGTGGATTTCCAACAGTTGGACCTTCATAGTTAGACCATCCTAAATTAACTGGGTTTGTTGTATCCACAATAGATTCCCATGCACTCTGTCCCACATGGTCAAAGTATATCTTGCCTGTCTGTGAATCTATGTCAAAGTTAAAGGTATTTCTTATTCCATAGCTGTAAATCTCCTTTCTAATGGAGGAGTTTGGATTTGTAGCAAATGGGTTTGTACTTGGAATGGAATAAAGTAGTCCATTGGAGTTGGGACTTGCAAGTGGAGTTATCTTGAGCAACTTGCCTGCTAATGATGTAAGATCTTGGGATGCAGTATATCCATAGTTGTCACCTGTAGAGATGTAGAGATTACCTTGTGAATCAAACTTCATGTGTCCTCCATCATGGTCTACATCAGCTGGAATTTTATCAACTATTATCTGCTGACCAACACTAGTATCTGCTATTATATTTCCAGAGGAGTCAGTTGTAGCATGATATCTGAAAACCTCATTTTTCACTACACCTGCGACATTTAATGTAGAGTAAAAGTACACCAATTTTGTGTTCACCCAGTTTGGATCAAATGCAATTCCCAAAAGTCCTGCATCTGCATAAACTTGTACGTTTGGTATTTTTACAAACGGTACTGCTTGTGTTACAAAAGTTCCACCGTTATTTTTGACTACTATTACGGTTCCATTCTGTTCAATCACCATGAAATTACCAGATCCATCTTTACCTGGTCCATTGTCTGGAATAAACGCCATTCCAACAGGACTTGAGAGTCCTGACACTAGTGTTTTAACATTAAACATCGGAGTACTGGAACTAGTCACATTAAATGAGTTAGAATATTTGTTCCCTCCACTGTCTGATATTTGCACTTGATGTAATCCAATCGTAGATGTAGTAGGAACGGTGAATGATCCTTGGAACTCACCCACTAGGTCGCTTGTTATACTAGCTGGACTGGTTACAACTGGAACACCATCAAGCGTTATAGCAATCACTGAACTGGCTGCAAAGCCACTAGCACGAAAGTTTACTGCAGTACCTGCATGTCCACTTGTTGGATTAAACAATAATGCACCAGGTGCTATTGTAAAGCTCTTTGTATCGCTATCGCTCTGGTCAGTAGCTTTAACATTATAAGATCCTGTAGGTCTGTCAAATATCTGAATATCAGCTACAAAGTTTCCGCTAGAATCAGTTTCTATGGAAGCTGGGTTAGAGTTTGGCGCAAAACCTCCACCTTGTCCTACCCGGATTCCTGACAAGGATGTATTATCAAAATATAAAGTGATTCTCGAATATGGTAAGAAATTGGTACCTGTGACTTTTACTAGATCTCCAGCATTACCTGAAGTATTAGAGAGTGCGATAGCACTGCTTGATCCAACAATGAATAGTGCAGCGTGTGTGTGGGTTCCGTCTGTTGCCTGTACCTTGTGTGAACCAGCTGTTGCAGTGCTAGGCACTTGGAATGTTGCCGAGAATCCTCCAGTGGAGTTTGATGTTATTGTTGCAAGTGCTGTGCCATCCCATCTTAGTGTGACTGCAGTACTTGGTGAGTAGGCATTATTTGCACCCGTTACTGATACCGTTGTACCTGCAGGTCCTCTGGATGGAGAAAGTACCAGCCCAATATCCCGGTAAATAGCAGTTAGTTGTGTGTCACTTGATATCGATACTGGTCGGGGGTTAGTTGTAGAGCCCGTATCTGCCCAGTGATCAAATATGTATGTTACAAAGTTGCCCATTCCAACTGTATACTGTGCACCATTTTTCAGGACAAATGTAGCAGGGGAGAAACTGGATGCTGCTATCTGTCCAGTTGAATTACGTAATTCAGTATACATTCCTGTAAGAGTATCACCTGTTGATAGTTGTGTAGATACCGTTAGTTTGTATGTAGAAGATTGTGTAGTAGCCGATGCAGTGTTTGATGGAGGACTGGCTTCGGCTCCATACATAGCAGAGACACGATAAGTATAGGTTGTACTAGGAGACAGTCCAGAATCCAAGTATATTGTAGAACTAGTGCCAGTGTTGGATTTAGTAGACCAAGTGATACCTCCATCAGATGATCTTTCAATCATGTATCCTGTTACCAAGCTGCCACTGTTACTTGGCGCATTCCAATTCAAGCTTATTTGTGATGATGATACTGCACTAGCAGTGAGGCCAGTTGGAGACAATAATGTAGCTGCATTTTGCGTAGTGGCAGATGCAATGTTTGATGGTACACTGGTACCGACAGAATTGATTGCAGATACACGGTAAGCATATGCAGTACTGGGGGACAGTCCGGTATCAGAATATGTTGTTGATGTAGAGGCAGTGTTGGAAGATATTATTGACCAAGTAGTTCTGTTGTCTTGTGATCTTTCAATCTTGTAACCAGTGAGTGGCGAACTGCCGTTGTTCGATGGTGCAGTCCAGGACAGATTAATTTGTGATGATGATACTGCACTAGCAGTGAGGTTAGTCGGGGGTTGTGGCACAGAAACCGGAGCATTTTGCGTAGTGGCAGATGCAATGTTTGATGGTACACTGGTACCGACAGAATTGATTGCAGATACACGGTAAGCATATGCAGTACTGGGGGACAGTCCGGTATCAGAATATGTTGTTGATGTAGAGGCAGTGTTGGAAGATATTATTGACCAAGTAGTTCTGTTGTCTTGTGATCTTTCAATCTTGTAACCAGTAATTGCAGAGCCACCATTGTCTGATGGTGCAGTCCAGGACAGATTAATTTGTGAGGAGGAGATGGTAGTAGCAGTAAGACTGGTTGGCGGTTGTGGAGTTGTAGGACCGTTAGGACCTACTATAAATAGTGCAGCGTGTGTGTGGGTTCCGTCTGTTGCCTGTACCTTGTGTGAACCAGCTGTTGCAGTGCTAGGCACTTGGAATGTTGCCGAGAATCCTCCAGTGGAGTTTGATGTTATTGTTGCAAGTGCTGTGCCATCCCATCTTAGTGTGACTGCAGTACTTGGTGAGTAGGCATTATTTGCACCCGTTACTGATACCGTTGTACCTGCAGGTCCTCTGGATGGAGAAAGTACCAGCCCAATATCCCGGTAAATAGCAGTTAGTTGTGTGTCACTTGATATCGATACTGGTCGGGGGTTAGTTGTAGAGCCCGTATCTGCCCAGTGATCAAATATGTATGTTACAAAGTTGCCCATTCCAACTGTATACTGTGCACCATTTTTCAGGACAAATGTAGCAGGGGAGAAACTGGATGCTGCTATCTGTCCAGTTGAATTACGTAATTCAGTATACATTCCTGTAAGAGTATCTCCGGTGATTAACTGTGTTGACACTGTCAATGTTGATGTATTAGATTGTGTAGTAGCCGA
Coding sequences within:
- a CDS encoding fibronectin type III domain-containing protein, producing SAVYDGGLTSSPSNTASATTQSNTSTLTVSTQLITGDTLTGMYTELRNSTGQIAASSFSPATFVLKNGAQYTVGMGNFVTYIFDHWADTGSTTNPRPVSISSDTQLTAIYRDIGLVLSPSRGPAGTTVSVTGANNAYSPSTAVTLRWDGTALATITSNSTGGFSATFQVPSTATAGSHKVQATDGTHTHAALFIVGPNGPTTPQPPTSLTATTISSSQINLSWTAPSDNGGSAITGYKIERSQDNRTTWSIISSNTASTSTTYSDTGLSPSTAYAYRVSAINSVGTSVPSNIASATTQNAPVSVPQPPTNLTASAVSSSQINLSWTAPSNNGSSPLTGYKIERSQDNRTTWSIISSNTASTSTTYSDTGLSPSTAYAYRVSAINSVGTSVPSNIASATTQNAATLLSPTGLTASAVSSSQISLNWNAPSNSGSLVTGYMIERSSDGGITWSTKSNTGTSSTIYLDSGLSPSTTYTYRVSAMYGAEASPPSNTASATTQSSTYKLTVSTQLSTGDTLTGMYTELRNSTGQIAASSFSPATFVLKNGAQYTVGMGNFVTYIFDHWADTGSTTNPRPVSISSDTQLTAIYRDIGLVLSPSRGPAGTTVSVTGANNAYSPSTAVTLRWDGTALATITSNSTGGFSATFQVPSTATAGSHKVQATDGTHTHAALFIVGSSSAIALSNTSGNAGDLVKVTGTNFLPYSRITLYFDNTSLSGIRVGQGGGFAPNSNPASIETDSSGNFVADIQIFDRPTGSYNVKATDQSDSDTKSFTIAPGALLFNPTSGHAGTAVNFRASGFAASSVIAITLDGVPVVTSPASITSDLVGEFQGSFTVPTTSTIGLHQVQISDSGGNKYSNSFNVTSSSTPMFNVKTLVSGLSSPVGMAFIPDNGPGKDGSGNFMVIEQNGTVIVVKNNGGTFVTQAVPFVKIPNVQVYADAGLLGIAFDPNWVNTKLVYFYSTLNVAGVVKNEVFRYHATTDSSGNIIADTSVGQQIIVDKIPADVDHDGGHMKFDSQGNLYISTGDNYGYTASQDLTSLAGKLLKITPLASPNSNGLLYSIPSTNPFATNPNSSIRKEIYSYGIRNTFNFDIDSQTGKIYFDHVGQSAWESIVDTTNPVNLGWSNYEGPTVGNPQNVTNYKEPLYWYPHQGLEPTTGFAKDLEAITGGVFYHGSAYPSNLQGAYFFGDYGAGYIAALLSTDKNPPQADPVTGVPKGQVQTIMSGLTLAPTDMQVWNGEIYYVNLTGSISVLNYS
- a CDS encoding sugar phosphate isomerase/epimerase family protein, which codes for MGFKYSITLHSFRKIEPIEQTLSRLKKHGYDAVEMFGEPDQADYKNIKEAAASHGLTICGITGMWGRASKEGWKRKLLSLDQDMIKHSENYVRKCINMCQDLGGNEINICLFADSSLDFDANHGLVSEDQKKSAMEKAVPLLISLSRFAADHNVSLLIEPLNRYSTPYCNTAKDAAYIAAKINQDNVGILLDTFHMNIEESSFEKTILDSKSLLRHTHFSDNNRAMPGYAHLDFATIVKALRKIKYHGYISFEPNLTADYESSTLSGLQFIKKLEKS